TTGTGGTCGTGCCCGGCAAACGCAATATCCACATCATATTGTTCAAACAATGAAGACCATGCCTCCCGGATATGAGTGCGATCGCCGTACCTGCCTGCTGAGTATGCAGGGCGGTGAAAAACGACAAAGAGCCAATCAGTAGTTTCGTCTTCGCGAACCGCTGCGAGACGGCAGGCCAGCCATTCCTTCTGGAAACCATCGATATCGCTCTCTGAATTCAGGATAATGAACATGACATTACCGTATCTGACCGAATAGAAGAATTCAGAGTCGGGCAAGGCGAAAAGTGTATCATAGGGCCAGTAGGGTTTCTCATGATTACCCAGTGCCGGAATCAAGAGAGTATGCTGCAGGAGTGTATCTTCGACGTTGAAAAATGTGCGCCAGTTATTTGTGTCATCACCGTCAAGGACGAGATCACCGGTATGTACAAGAAAATCGATGTCGCGAGTAGCAATCCGGTCAATCACTGATTGATGAACTATCGAATCACCGCGCGTATCTCCGAATACGACAAAAGACACGGTGTCGGTATATTCGGGAAACGTTGCGAACTTCT
This portion of the candidate division WOR-3 bacterium genome encodes:
- a CDS encoding metallophosphoesterase family protein, coding for MRQILLLALYAFLSYGWGFEPFDSKPYLTPTAAPTNSVFINWNTESYESTIVAFGLTAALEDTVRIDGVRYHHHVLLDGLDAGTEYFYRVLPNHDIKKFATFPEYTDTVSFVVFGDTRGDSIVHQSVIDRIATRDIDFLVHTGDLVLDGDDTNNWRTFFNVEDTLLQHTLLIPALGNHEKPYWPYDTLFALPDSEFFYSVRYGNVMFIILNSESDIDGFQKEWLACRLAAVREDETTDWLFVVFHRPAYSAGRYGDRTHIREAWSSLFEQYDVDIAFAGHDHNYQRTEEINGVIYVISGGGSAVLYDVEDRDWLACGEAAYHFCLVQIHGIRMTLQVIKPDGTVFDMLVKEKAGK